CTGGTGGCTGATGCTTTACTGCTGGTAATGTGTTtccaaaatatcatttacatGGGCAGGAATCATTTGTCTGATATCGTCTTGCCATCGACAAGTGATAAGGACATATCCCTTCTTGTAAAAAGATTGATATCTACAGTCTGGCATCATGACTCCATCTGTTAAATTACAATACACTCCTTCTATTAGTTTCAGGCTCCTGTGACATCTTTTAACTCCATTCTTACATGCCACAAACCTTTGTTTACACAATTTTTGCAACTCCTTATATTCTACACCAAGGAAGAAATGTTCTTTTCTACAGTGCAACCTGGTGTGaacatttttcatcaaaatttctCCACAACAGTAATTGAAATCAGATAATGGTCTTTCAAAATCAATTATAACATCCTTTTGGAAACTTTCTTTGGTAGGTGGTTTTGTAGGCCCCGTAGTATATAATTCCGCCAGATAATCTTGAAATGCTTCTTCCTGAGAAGGTGATAAATCCAAATATTTACGTAGCATtagaaactgaaaaggaaatggCTGtagcaggaggaggagcagaggcAGGGGCTGCATGGTGAGCAAAGTTCC
The nucleotide sequence above comes from Rhinolophus ferrumequinum isolate MPI-CBG mRhiFer1 chromosome 6, mRhiFer1_v1.p, whole genome shotgun sequence. Encoded proteins:
- the RNASE9 gene encoding inactive ribonuclease-like protein 9 — encoded protein: MGTLLTMQPLPLLLLLLQPFPFQFLMLRKYLDLSPSQEEAFQDYLAELYTTGPTKPPTKESFQKDVIIDFERPLSDFNYCCGEILMKNVHTRLHCRKEHFFLGVEYKELQKLCKQRFVACKNGVKRCHRSLKLIEGVYCNLTDGVMMPDCRYQSFYKKGYVLITCRWQDDIRQMIPAHVNDILETHYQQ